From Methylopila sp. M107, a single genomic window includes:
- a CDS encoding beta-ketoacyl-[acyl-carrier-protein] synthase family protein, which yields MKRVLVSGLGVFCAAGDAVDPFWNALLAARPTFSEATLAPGTGILAAEVRDVSAFDTLGVKTSSCDRSAMFAVAAARQALNDAGFDGPFENPERVAVVIGNGAGGVCSIEEQYDRVHQNSNARVHPMTVARAMVSSTASWVSMATGARGPCFVTSSACASAAHAIGSALQLLRSGAADVAIAGGAEAPLSNGVLKAWDAMKIMSSTVCRPFARGRDGLILSEGAGMLVLETAEHAARRGRSASVELAGFGSSADAGNLFTPDPEGMARAMRLGLADARLGTAAIAYVNAHGTGTAANDKLETEAMKSVFGIGSCPPISSIKGVTGHSLGAAGAIEAIATVLAISRNVAPPTANYDEPDPDCDLDYVPNAPREMPIAAAMSNSFAFGGLNASLVFAKAGD from the coding sequence GCCCGGGACCGGCATCCTCGCAGCGGAAGTCCGCGACGTCTCGGCATTCGATACGCTCGGCGTCAAGACCTCGTCCTGCGACCGCAGCGCGATGTTCGCCGTCGCGGCCGCGCGGCAGGCGCTCAACGACGCCGGCTTCGACGGCCCGTTCGAAAATCCGGAGCGCGTCGCCGTCGTCATCGGCAACGGCGCGGGCGGCGTCTGCAGCATCGAGGAGCAGTACGACCGGGTCCATCAGAACAGCAACGCCCGCGTCCACCCCATGACGGTGGCGCGCGCGATGGTGAGCTCCACGGCGAGCTGGGTGTCGATGGCGACGGGCGCGCGCGGCCCCTGCTTCGTGACGTCGAGCGCCTGCGCCTCCGCGGCCCATGCGATCGGCTCGGCGCTGCAGCTGCTGCGCTCGGGCGCGGCGGACGTCGCGATCGCGGGCGGCGCGGAGGCGCCTCTGTCGAACGGCGTGCTCAAGGCTTGGGACGCGATGAAGATCATGTCCTCGACGGTGTGCCGGCCGTTCGCGCGCGGGCGGGACGGGCTGATCCTCTCCGAGGGCGCCGGCATGCTCGTGCTCGAAACGGCCGAGCACGCCGCGAGGCGCGGCCGGAGCGCGTCGGTCGAACTCGCCGGCTTCGGTTCGAGCGCCGACGCCGGGAACCTGTTCACCCCGGACCCGGAGGGCATGGCGCGCGCTATGCGGCTTGGCCTCGCCGACGCCCGCCTCGGGACGGCGGCGATCGCCTACGTCAACGCCCACGGCACGGGCACGGCCGCGAACGACAAGCTGGAGACCGAGGCGATGAAGTCGGTGTTCGGCATTGGCAGCTGCCCGCCGATCTCTTCGATCAAGGGGGTCACGGGCCATTCGCTCGGCGCCGCCGGCGCGATCGAGGCGATCGCGACAGTGCTCGCGATCAGTCGGAACGTCGCGCCCCCGACGGCGAATTACGACGAGCCCGACCCCGACTGCGACCTCGACTACGTGCCGAACGCGCCGCGCGAAATGCCGATTGCGGCCGCGATGTCGAACTCGTTCGCGTTCGGGGGATTGAACGCGTCGCTGGTTTTCGCGAAGGCGGGCGATTGA